CACAACACAGAAACAGATATTCCCAAACCAACAAGAGACACCCCATTAAAAGAAACCAAGCGCTTAAAAAAAGAATACTTCTTAGCCCTAGATTTCCAAGTCCAAAAATTATTCAACAAAAAATTACTAATAATAGCCAACTCCGTAGCAATGATACCAGATAAAACATAAAACAAATCAAAACGCTCAGTTAACAACCAAAGAATACCAGTATTAACAACGACGCCTGAAGCACCAACAACTAAGAATTTAAACAAAGTAGCATATTTCTTCAAAGCAAAAGAAAACAGCATAACAAGATAAGCAATAATCACATTAATACCTAGTTTACTCTCGCCTCTTTTTCTAATACGAAAAACATACGGAACCTCTTTTATTTTAACTTTCTTCTTAGACTCAAGAACAAAGAACATCTCCAAAAAAATCTTAAAACCCCTACCAGACAAATCATTCTTAACTTTATTAAAAACAGATTTATTAGTTAAAAAAAAACCAGCCATAGGATCATTAACACTAGCAGAAAACAAAGGCCTAGACAACAAAGCAGCGAATCTACTCATAAAAACTCTTTTCTTAGACCACCCACTCACCCCTCCGCCTCGAACGAAACGAGAACCAACAACGAAATCACAATTCTTGTGCTTCAACATTTCTTTAATAATAGAAGAATCATGCTGATTATCAGCATCAAGAACCAATAAATAATCATACTTAGCCTCAGAGAAACCGCGAATAACAGCTGAACTAAGACCTTTATCATTAACGCGCCTAATACACCTAACATGACTAATACCTGAATCATTAACAACTCTCCAAGTCTCATCAGGAGAATCATCATCCACAACTATTATTTCATGCTTAATCCCTTTAATATTCTTCTTAAGCTCCTTAATAGTACTAAGAACAGAATCTTTCTCATTATACGTAGGAATAATAACTGATAACATAAAAAAAAACCTTTTTTTAAATTAATCAATAAATAAAATAAATACTTATATAAACATTTCTTAAAAAAAAGAACATAACAACGTAAAGTTTAAGAATAAAACACATTTTCTAAACCTTCTAAAAAATCAAAAAAAAAGGAATAAACATGATGAAGCTATTTAAAAAAAACAAAAAACAAGCAGTACCAGTAAATTACGAAGCATTCGTAGCAAGAGAATTCAAAAAATCTAATAATTTATACTTCTTAAACAAAGAAAAACAAATCAAAGACATAAT
This DNA window, taken from Candidatus Woesearchaeota archaeon, encodes the following:
- a CDS encoding glycosyltransferase family 2 protein translates to MLSVIIPTYNEKDSVLSTIKELKKNIKGIKHEIIVVDDDSPDETWRVVNDSGISHVRCIRRVNDKGLSSAVIRGFSEAKYDYLLVLDADNQHDSSIIKEMLKHKNCDFVVGSRFVRGGGVSGWSKKRVFMSRFAALLSRPLFSASVNDPMAGFFLTNKSVFNKVKNDLSGRGFKIFLEMFFVLESKKKVKIKEVPYVFRIRKRGESKLGINVIIAYLVMLFSFALKKYATLFKFLVVGASGVVVNTGILWLLTERFDLFYVLSGIIATELAIISNFLLNNFWTWKSRAKKYSFFKRLVSFNGVSLVGLGISVSVLWLLTELGVYYLLSNFIGIIIAATWNYLANDKFTFKGV